The following coding sequences lie in one Rutidosis leptorrhynchoides isolate AG116_Rl617_1_P2 chromosome 6, CSIRO_AGI_Rlap_v1, whole genome shotgun sequence genomic window:
- the LOC139853982 gene encoding transcription initiation factor IIB-2-like: MDACFSDGKIGTEVVADHSAGDTVCSESGLVVESTVVPKPNGITSEFNDGGLSTVISKPNGVTSDSVSSSLDQSQIRGSNPDRSLVLAATMSDRLGLVATINDCANEIYKKIEDKKPSRGRNLDAILAACLYICFLSRRQSMLCKGY; this comes from the exons ATGGACGCTTGTTTCTCCGATGGCAAGATTGGTACGGAGGTGGTGGCCGATCACTCAGCAGGAGATACAGTTTGCTCCGAATCCGGACTCGTTGTTGAGTCGACGGTAGTTCCTAAACCTAACGGCATCACTAGCGAATTTAACGACGGTGGTTTATCGACGGTGATTTCTAAACCTAACGGCGTCACTAGCGATTCCGTATCTTCTTCCTTGGACCAGTCGCAGATCCGTGGATCTAATCCTGACCGTTCGCTTGTTTTAGCCGCTACTATGTCTGATAG GTTGGGCCTTGTTGCGACAATAAAT GATTGTGCTAATGAGATATACAAGAAGATAGAAGATAAAAAGCCAAGTAGAGGAAGAAACCTGGATGCCATCTTGGCGGCTTGTCTTTACATTTGCTTCTTGTCAAGAAGACAAAGCATGCTCTGTAAAGGGTATTAA